From Mucilaginibacter rubeus, a single genomic window includes:
- a CDS encoding TonB-dependent receptor, translating into MKFVVFFMTLACLQASATGYAQQVTLSEKNISLKKVFTAIQNQTKYIIWYEDQVLHGTHNIDISLSHATLQQTLTECFKDQPLTYTIVDKTIVVQRKNPQVSVVEAANVIVKGQLTDENGIPLPGVTVNLKGSSVSMATDNKGNYALSLPQASGVLVFSFLGYETQEVAINGRVEINVQLIPHKSDLNEVVVVGFGTQKKVDLTGAVDQIKGKDLQSRPVTNVGDALQGMMANLNITTNYGGGSPDAKKSINVRGFTGYGGQLASPLVLVDGVETDINSINVNDIDNISLLKDAASSAVYGSRAPNGVLLISTKQGKKNQAPRLSYSNNFSYSQPLNEPTMSNSLTWANTYNEAYTNAGLPPLVTDDAITRIKAYLADPKNVPATIPVPGSNSWATYDPVFGNANNDWFKIYLKKWSASQQHNMSLDGGSDKITYFIGLGSTKKNGLFNYADDNYLRNNIRANVTADLNKYVTFSLKTSFSQENDHYPYNGGANTGGNFFHQIARLWPIVALTDPNGGYDSNSYIAQLQQGGANNSRTNNSRISGDITIKPISGWDITGHYSYDYNSYNITSTVLPYYYSTPNNSHTLSNTISSINENYGLTSYYNYNVFTSYEKRIGGHFFKVLVGEQTEQKTYSNLSGYNQYLYSTNQPSLALTSGTTPSTTDAGGYSWATNSTIGRINYNYKEKYLVEANASYMGTSLFPQSSRYHLFSSGSVGWNMSKEAFFKPIEKWVSNLKLRASYGGLGDISYFLNASPAVYYPALSSLQTNPATNSQWIFNPGSGGRLPYVSNPGNLISPTLTWAKPSMLDIGIDVDFLTDFSITADWYNKKITDQFAPSTTPPGTLGIAAPTVNNASSSTKGWDLTASWKHQFGEFGVIARANIGHYKGKITKYDANPQQFINQPYVGQQLGAIWGFKTVGKFQTQAQVSAAPNQDAINASGYKPGDIQYADLNKDGKITYGSNTVGDPGDRTIIGNTTPKYLYGFSTGVNWRGIELYVFIQGQGHTDYAPGNNYFWGLTSEYQSTITPKLDDRWTPTNTNGYFPRLDINNGSSKNQITQSGYLLNAAYMRLKNVQLGYTFPNSLTQKFHVYQLKLYGSVDNALTFTGALKHQYVDPELLQSDEKIYPLQRSFSFGLQMNIK; encoded by the coding sequence ATGAAATTTGTAGTTTTTTTTATGACATTGGCCTGTTTGCAGGCATCAGCTACAGGATATGCGCAGCAAGTAACACTTTCAGAAAAGAACATTTCCCTAAAAAAGGTTTTTACTGCCATACAAAACCAAACCAAATATATTATCTGGTACGAAGACCAGGTATTGCATGGTACCCATAACATTGATATTTCATTAAGTCATGCTACGCTGCAACAGACACTTACAGAATGCTTTAAAGATCAGCCATTAACTTATACTATTGTTGACAAAACAATCGTAGTTCAAAGAAAGAACCCGCAGGTATCGGTTGTAGAGGCTGCGAATGTAATAGTTAAGGGACAGTTAACCGACGAAAACGGAATACCCCTGCCCGGTGTAACTGTTAATTTAAAAGGATCATCTGTTTCAATGGCAACCGACAACAAAGGTAATTATGCCTTATCACTACCTCAAGCCAGCGGCGTACTCGTTTTTAGCTTTTTGGGCTATGAAACACAGGAAGTTGCTATTAATGGTAGGGTAGAAATTAATGTCCAGCTAATACCACATAAAAGTGATCTTAACGAAGTTGTGGTTGTGGGCTTCGGTACTCAGAAAAAGGTTGACCTTACGGGTGCAGTTGATCAAATAAAAGGCAAAGATTTGCAAAGCAGACCGGTAACTAACGTAGGCGACGCTTTGCAGGGCATGATGGCCAATCTGAATATCACTACCAACTATGGCGGTGGTTCTCCCGATGCAAAAAAAAGTATCAACGTGCGTGGTTTTACCGGTTACGGTGGCCAGCTTGCCAGTCCGCTGGTATTGGTTGACGGTGTAGAAACGGATATCAACTCCATCAATGTTAATGATATTGACAATATCAGTTTATTAAAGGATGCGGCTTCTTCGGCCGTTTATGGTTCAAGGGCACCAAACGGGGTTTTGCTGATCAGCACTAAACAGGGCAAAAAGAACCAGGCGCCACGTTTAAGTTATTCCAACAACTTCTCTTATTCGCAACCATTAAATGAGCCCACGATGTCTAATTCACTGACATGGGCAAATACTTATAATGAAGCTTATACTAACGCGGGTTTACCGCCGCTGGTAACGGATGACGCTATAACAAGGATAAAAGCGTATTTGGCCGATCCGAAAAACGTACCTGCTACTATTCCGGTACCGGGAAGCAACAGTTGGGCTACTTATGATCCGGTATTTGGAAACGCAAATAACGATTGGTTTAAGATCTACCTTAAAAAATGGTCGGCCAGCCAACAGCACAATATGAGCCTTGATGGAGGCAGTGATAAAATAACCTATTTTATCGGATTAGGGTCGACCAAAAAAAATGGGTTATTTAATTATGCTGATGACAACTATCTGCGTAATAATATCAGGGCAAACGTTACTGCCGATCTTAATAAGTATGTAACTTTTAGCTTAAAAACATCTTTTTCGCAGGAAAATGACCATTATCCCTACAATGGCGGGGCCAATACCGGCGGTAACTTTTTTCACCAGATAGCAAGGTTATGGCCTATTGTTGCATTAACTGATCCTAACGGCGGCTATGATTCCAATTCATACATAGCACAGCTGCAGCAAGGTGGCGCAAACAACAGCCGTACAAACAATAGCCGTATCAGTGGTGACATTACCATTAAACCAATATCTGGTTGGGATATTACCGGTCATTATAGTTATGACTATAACAGTTATAACATTACATCAACCGTTTTGCCGTATTACTATTCTACTCCAAATAATTCGCATACACTAAGTAACACCATATCTTCCATCAATGAAAATTATGGCTTAACCAGTTATTATAACTACAATGTTTTCACCAGCTATGAAAAACGCATAGGTGGTCACTTTTTTAAAGTATTGGTAGGTGAGCAAACCGAACAAAAAACCTATTCAAACCTGAGTGGATATAATCAATACTTATATAGCACTAATCAGCCATCGCTCGCGCTTACCAGCGGCACAACGCCATCTACAACAGATGCCGGCGGATATAGCTGGGCTACTAACAGTACCATTGGCCGTATTAATTATAATTATAAAGAGAAGTACCTGGTTGAGGCTAATGCAAGCTATATGGGCACTTCGCTTTTCCCACAAAGCTCAAGATATCATTTATTCAGTTCGGGATCTGTGGGATGGAACATGTCAAAAGAAGCTTTTTTTAAACCAATTGAAAAATGGGTAAGCAACCTCAAATTAAGAGCATCTTATGGCGGTTTGGGCGATATTTCATACTTCCTGAATGCCTCTCCGGCGGTTTATTATCCGGCTCTTAGTAGTTTACAAACCAACCCTGCAACTAATAGCCAATGGATTTTTAACCCGGGAAGCGGAGGGCGTTTGCCTTATGTTTCTAATCCAGGAAATTTGATTAGTCCTACCTTAACCTGGGCAAAACCATCAATGCTTGATATCGGGATTGATGTAGATTTCCTAACAGATTTCAGTATCACAGCCGATTGGTACAATAAAAAGATAACTGATCAGTTTGCTCCGTCTACCACGCCTCCGGGAACATTGGGCATTGCTGCTCCAACAGTAAACAACGCTTCTTCGAGCACCAAGGGCTGGGATCTTACTGCTTCGTGGAAGCATCAGTTTGGCGAATTTGGTGTGATAGCAAGAGCCAATATAGGCCACTATAAGGGAAAGATAACCAAATATGACGCTAATCCGCAGCAATTTATTAATCAGCCTTATGTTGGCCAGCAATTGGGCGCTATATGGGGTTTCAAAACTGTAGGCAAATTTCAAACGCAAGCGCAGGTTAGCGCCGCGCCAAACCAGGATGCCATTAACGCCAGCGGTTATAAGCCCGGAGATATACAATATGCAGACCTGAATAAGGATGGCAAAATTACCTATGGAAGCAATACAGTTGGTGATCCGGGAGACCGAACCATTATTGGTAACACTACACCGAAATATTTGTACGGCTTTTCGACGGGAGTAAATTGGCGAGGAATAGAGCTTTATGTATTTATCCAGGGACAGGGACACACAGATTACGCCCCTGGCAATAACTACTTCTGGGGACTTACTTCAGAATATCAAAGTACTATAACACCTAAATTGGACGACAGGTGGACACCTACTAACACGAATGGCTATTTCCCAAGATTGGATATCAACAACGGCAGCAGTAAAAATCAAATCACCCAATCTGGTTATTTGTTAAATGCCGCGTACATGCGTTTAAAGAATGTGCAATTGGGTTATACCTTTCCTAATAGCCTTACTCAAAAATTCCATGTTTATCAGCTAAAACTATATGGCAGTGTTGATAATGCACTCACATTTACCGGCGCTCTGAAACACCAATACGTTGATCCTGAACTGCTGCAGTCGGATGAAAAGATCTATCCGCTGCAACGCAGCTTTTCTTTCGGCCTACAAATGAATATTAAATAA
- a CDS encoding FecR family protein, which yields MDNKQLGNLLDRYMNKETSEQETQELFLYINDPQNEQQVTELFGDFLNKESEERILPAYRQQEILNRIFVHQSSSGKKFKHSILTWTKLAAAILLFILCGVYLLKNNKPKPAVLTAINKPKAFDKKPGGNKAILTLGNGSQIVLDSARNGLLVQQGNTKIIKSANGHIVYNKTLAGTTIPIYNTMTTPRGGKYDLELSDGTRVWLNASSSITYPIAFSGTERRVTVTGEAYFEVAKNKNMPFKINVNDKEEVQVLGTHFNIMAYSDEPLIKTTLLEGSVRIVKNKITGMLKPGQQAQLNTDGKLSVTNDADINEVMAWKNGQTLFVNEDLKTIMRQVSRWYDVDVEYQGDIPARLFTGGISRESNLSVLLKVLEINKIHFRAAGKKLIVTP from the coding sequence ATGGATAATAAACAACTCGGTAATTTACTGGACAGGTATATGAACAAAGAGACATCGGAGCAAGAAACTCAGGAGCTTTTTTTATATATCAATGATCCGCAGAACGAGCAACAGGTAACAGAATTGTTTGGCGATTTTTTAAATAAAGAAAGCGAAGAACGCATATTACCTGCTTACAGGCAGCAAGAGATCCTCAACCGCATCTTTGTGCATCAATCATCATCTGGAAAAAAGTTTAAACATAGCATATTAACCTGGACTAAATTGGCGGCTGCCATACTCTTGTTCATATTATGCGGGGTGTATCTTCTTAAAAATAATAAACCGAAGCCCGCAGTGTTAACGGCTATAAATAAGCCAAAGGCTTTTGATAAAAAACCGGGGGGCAATAAGGCCATATTAACACTTGGCAATGGCTCACAAATAGTTTTAGACTCAGCCCGGAACGGACTGCTTGTGCAGCAGGGTAATACGAAAATTATAAAATCGGCAAATGGCCATATTGTCTATAACAAAACACTTGCCGGCACTACTATCCCTATATACAATACTATGACAACGCCCCGCGGCGGCAAATATGATCTGGAATTATCCGATGGTACCAGGGTATGGCTCAATGCTTCCTCATCTATCACATATCCCATCGCTTTTTCCGGAACCGAACGCAGGGTGACCGTTACAGGCGAAGCCTATTTTGAAGTGGCAAAAAATAAAAATATGCCATTTAAAATTAATGTAAATGATAAAGAAGAAGTGCAGGTTTTAGGCACACACTTTAACATTATGGCCTACAGTGATGAGCCCCTGATCAAAACAACGTTGCTGGAGGGATCGGTAAGAATTGTAAAAAACAAAATAACGGGAATGTTAAAGCCGGGCCAACAGGCGCAACTTAATACAGACGGGAAATTATCTGTTACAAATGACGCGGATATCAACGAAGTTATGGCCTGGAAAAACGGGCAAACCCTGTTTGTAAATGAAGATTTAAAAACCATTATGCGGCAGGTATCCAGGTGGTATGATGTAGATGTGGAGTACCAGGGAGATATACCTGCACGCTTATTTACAGGAGGTATATCCCGCGAATCAAACTTGTCTGTTTTGTTGAAAGTGCTGGAAATAAATAAAATACATTTTAGGGCAGCCGGAAAAAAATTAATAGTAACCCCCTAA
- a CDS encoding RagB/SusD family nutrient uptake outer membrane protein, giving the protein MKPIKITYLYIAIVLMAIVSCKKDTLLNQTPPTKLTESSYWNTANDLQNYMNNLYGIDGIFPHYRGYSSLGIYSVDENSDNMVPQGENARLNGELTVAGSGGYADWSSIRNVNYFLANYQKVNASASDIAPYVGEAYFFRAMLYYKAVKSYGDMPWVNKPLNIDDKDLLNAPRLPRNVVIDSIVNDLDKAIAKLPAKSKAQSQRLYKEYAQGFKARVCLFEGTWEKYHANDVFGVSGQNGSKYLQLASDAANQVITSGTYQLDNAGIPNGYFNLFNQTDYTSSKEIMFWGAYNQQAGITTYWQNYYQFGSDGSESTGISKSLVDDYLCTDGQPASISPQYKGDDSLSHVVKNRDPRLRQSVFLYGDTVISNVPGGTPIKLFTYPALIAGDNCTTGFQIRKGLNTDFFQDSHNGPGGTDGVIYMRYAEILLIYAEARAELGVLTQADADNTINKLRDRVKMPHLNISSIGTDPKWAFPELSPVINEVRRERRVELACEGYRFDDICRWAAASALVVHKQPLGTMAKQFLTVLPTIVIGKNLFVNAQGYIQPYAQVSSMANGYNFNPGRDYLLPISLQETTVNPKIKQNPGW; this is encoded by the coding sequence ATGAAACCGATAAAAATCACATATCTCTATATAGCAATTGTCTTGATGGCCATTGTTTCCTGCAAAAAGGATACATTGTTAAATCAAACTCCACCTACCAAACTTACCGAATCATCGTACTGGAATACTGCTAATGATCTGCAGAACTATATGAATAACCTTTATGGCATTGACGGAATATTTCCGCATTATCGGGGTTATAGCAGCTTAGGTATATACAGCGTTGACGAAAACAGCGACAATATGGTTCCGCAGGGCGAAAATGCCAGACTGAACGGAGAATTAACTGTTGCCGGCAGCGGTGGTTATGCCGATTGGAGCAGCATCCGTAATGTGAATTATTTTTTGGCTAACTATCAGAAAGTAAACGCATCGGCAAGTGATATTGCTCCCTATGTGGGCGAGGCTTATTTTTTCAGGGCTATGCTATATTATAAGGCAGTTAAAAGTTATGGCGATATGCCTTGGGTGAATAAACCCCTGAACATTGACGATAAAGATCTGTTGAATGCCCCCAGGCTGCCGCGCAATGTAGTGATAGATTCTATAGTTAACGATTTGGATAAGGCAATTGCAAAACTCCCCGCTAAAAGCAAAGCCCAATCGCAGCGTTTATATAAGGAATATGCCCAGGGTTTTAAAGCACGGGTATGCTTGTTTGAAGGCACATGGGAAAAATATCATGCCAATGATGTGTTTGGTGTAAGCGGTCAAAATGGTAGTAAATATCTGCAATTAGCGTCTGATGCTGCCAATCAGGTTATCACCTCAGGTACATATCAACTTGATAATGCAGGCATACCTAACGGATATTTTAATTTGTTTAACCAAACAGATTATACAAGCAGCAAAGAGATCATGTTTTGGGGGGCCTATAACCAACAGGCAGGCATCACCACCTACTGGCAAAATTATTACCAGTTTGGTTCCGATGGATCTGAATCTACAGGTATTTCAAAAAGTTTGGTAGATGATTATTTATGTACAGATGGCCAACCAGCCAGTATAAGCCCGCAATATAAAGGCGATGATTCGCTTAGTCATGTTGTTAAAAACCGCGATCCGCGATTAAGGCAAAGTGTGTTTTTGTATGGCGATACGGTGATATCAAACGTGCCAGGCGGAACACCAATTAAACTGTTCACTTACCCCGCACTGATAGCAGGCGACAATTGTACAACGGGTTTCCAGATTAGAAAAGGGTTGAATACCGACTTTTTCCAGGATAGCCATAACGGACCCGGAGGTACAGATGGGGTTATTTACATGCGTTATGCCGAAATTTTATTGATTTACGCGGAAGCGCGTGCCGAATTAGGCGTACTGACCCAGGCCGATGCAGATAATACCATCAATAAATTAAGGGATAGGGTGAAAATGCCTCATTTAAATATCAGCAGTATCGGTACAGATCCTAAATGGGCTTTCCCGGAACTGTCGCCCGTTATCAATGAGGTTAGGCGGGAGCGCCGGGTTGAATTAGCCTGCGAGGGTTATCGTTTTGATGATATATGCCGCTGGGCTGCAGCATCTGCACTTGTTGTGCATAAACAACCATTAGGAACAATGGCCAAACAATTCCTGACTGTTTTGCCAACTATTGTTATTGGGAAAAACCTGTTTGTTAATGCACAGGGATATATACAGCCTTATGCACAGGTGAGCAGCATGGCCAATGGCTACAACTTTAATCCGGGCCGGGATTATCTTTTACCTATTTCCTTACAGGAAACTACCGTAAATCCTAAAATAAAACAAAATCCGGGTTGGTAA
- a CDS encoding EndoU domain-containing protein gives MADVAVFIDYKVRRITDLSEVQFQNKTGFVTGFALKNIKYSHIYSGDFRPEDVGKKYATAGFYDQVKFLQYLGKKIKLNELVTAKLKDGNIALAVDNDAVIVQKLRIEAPYSDFCKVDRYTWDFVAGEKIIADDLGSILLPARTVKVAPPLDIPLNPVGKAFYLNNIHFITNDGFIGDKDSGAYLISLIALQIHRINKEIFPSLNKDSDLNTYILNQNNEWTDGIIFINPTLQTIQEYLDNLTSFYDSAFSNQVIISSPVNEQIENRLYWLGYILPINALKIVPAYNKIIILKLIATGTILGEISGVIPNIINEEEYVIKIVRSVDSTQVDEFLAGLVNFSVTDYDDDVTLFQVLYDKVNDKGIGAENLKILISELYKLWLLSSYNPYDIDGTLKDNVIDPSQYVNKPVALDYEAAKEFWIFNTTNYDFSFEGTKIDVTEKIAELPTDIIGTYNIYQTITIKNTDANTASINFISVSVNGEDTAALPIFYLKYIDDKKETENLITGIQLTVDILLTATGIGNLSKLRHIRTIYKLGRVALGLETAAAGDILATYEFAQGVLGVVEITGSLGNIFITYSKKKELYCDINGTEYDKAKCEFYTKLDNIFIVMQLFSGALDLATSRLMSNASKRLLQGPLPDDFNSDALAILTRFAGDADQLKEIFRVRLVQQFGEDSVIWRRIDQAGLPNEFTLLQRDDFIGDFGNADPDVLNALNNDNTLIDTWKDVEDLAIFRTLRKDIDFLRDLKFIINDSPELQIEIFEGRPTRILKDGGDPLLERDYIKDSKGVHAIEALVKDKVEIIENSKRDVGPTGLGYYEAKIRIWNEEMFKPQFIKKSSNKGYSTFFPDSWSKQRKQQEMALAFKNRRYIKRLGAYKGKMSDGEECILFINNNVIITMHPSFKKIRK, from the coding sequence ATGGCAGATGTAGCAGTTTTTATTGATTATAAAGTCAGGAGGATAACAGACTTGTCTGAAGTTCAATTTCAAAATAAGACTGGATTCGTAACAGGGTTTGCTCTTAAAAATATAAAATACAGCCATATATATTCCGGTGATTTTCGACCAGAAGATGTTGGTAAAAAGTATGCTACTGCTGGATTTTACGATCAGGTTAAGTTTTTACAATATTTAGGCAAAAAAATCAAATTAAATGAGCTCGTTACTGCCAAATTAAAGGATGGCAATATCGCGCTCGCCGTAGATAATGATGCCGTAATTGTTCAAAAACTAAGAATTGAAGCACCTTATAGTGATTTCTGCAAAGTTGACAGGTATACCTGGGATTTTGTTGCAGGCGAAAAAATTATAGCAGATGATTTAGGCAGTATTTTACTCCCTGCCAGAACTGTTAAAGTGGCTCCGCCGTTAGATATTCCTTTAAACCCGGTTGGTAAGGCTTTTTATTTAAACAATATTCATTTTATTACAAACGATGGTTTTATAGGGGATAAGGACTCGGGAGCTTATTTAATATCTCTGATCGCACTGCAGATTCACAGGATAAACAAAGAGATTTTTCCTTCGTTAAACAAGGATTCTGATTTAAACACATACATATTAAATCAAAATAATGAATGGACTGATGGTATTATATTTATAAATCCAACTTTGCAAACCATTCAAGAGTACCTTGATAATTTGACAAGTTTTTATGATAGTGCTTTTTCTAATCAGGTTATAATTTCAAGCCCCGTAAATGAACAAATCGAAAACCGATTGTATTGGCTGGGATATATTTTACCAATAAATGCCTTGAAAATTGTACCGGCATATAACAAAATTATTATCCTTAAACTTATTGCAACCGGAACAATTTTAGGAGAAATATCGGGTGTAATTCCAAATATTATAAATGAAGAAGAATATGTGATAAAAATAGTTCGTTCTGTAGACTCAACTCAAGTTGATGAGTTTTTGGCTGGTTTAGTGAATTTTAGTGTAACCGATTATGATGACGATGTAACATTATTTCAGGTTTTATATGATAAGGTTAATGATAAAGGGATTGGTGCTGAAAACTTGAAGATTTTAATTAGTGAACTATATAAACTTTGGTTGTTAAGCTCGTATAATCCTTATGATATTGATGGTACGTTGAAGGATAATGTAATAGATCCCTCACAGTACGTCAATAAACCAGTTGCTTTAGATTATGAGGCTGCGAAAGAGTTTTGGATTTTTAATACCACTAATTATGATTTTTCTTTTGAGGGTACCAAAATAGATGTCACTGAGAAAATAGCTGAACTACCAACGGACATAATTGGTACTTACAATATTTACCAAACAATAACTATAAAAAATACAGATGCTAATACAGCGAGCATTAATTTTATCTCGGTAAGCGTTAACGGTGAAGATACTGCAGCCCTTCCAATTTTCTACTTAAAATATATTGATGATAAAAAAGAAACAGAAAATTTAATCACAGGTATACAATTGACAGTTGATATCTTGCTCACTGCAACCGGAATAGGAAATCTGAGTAAGCTGCGGCATATCAGAACCATTTATAAATTAGGGCGCGTAGCATTAGGCTTAGAAACAGCGGCGGCTGGCGACATTTTAGCAACATATGAATTTGCTCAGGGAGTTTTAGGAGTAGTTGAAATCACAGGTTCGTTAGGCAATATATTTATTACATATAGCAAAAAAAAGGAATTGTATTGTGATATCAATGGTACCGAGTACGATAAAGCTAAATGTGAATTTTATACCAAGCTGGATAATATTTTCATAGTCATGCAACTCTTCTCGGGTGCTTTGGATTTGGCAACATCGAGGTTAATGAGTAATGCTTCAAAACGATTACTACAAGGGCCTCTCCCGGATGATTTTAACTCTGATGCTTTAGCCATATTAACGAGGTTCGCTGGTGATGCAGATCAATTAAAAGAAATTTTTCGTGTTAGATTAGTCCAGCAGTTTGGTGAAGATTCTGTCATATGGAGAAGAATAGATCAGGCAGGCTTGCCAAATGAATTTACGCTTTTACAACGAGACGATTTTATAGGCGATTTTGGTAATGCAGATCCCGACGTGCTTAATGCACTTAATAACGACAATACTTTGATAGATACATGGAAAGATGTTGAGGATCTCGCAATTTTTAGAACTTTAAGAAAAGATATTGACTTTTTAAGAGACTTAAAATTTATAATAAATGATTCACCAGAATTACAAATCGAAATATTTGAAGGACGGCCAACGCGAATATTGAAAGATGGAGGAGATCCTCTTTTAGAAAGAGATTATATTAAAGATTCAAAAGGAGTGCATGCTATAGAGGCACTTGTGAAAGACAAGGTAGAAATCATAGAAAACTCGAAAAGAGATGTAGGACCTACAGGATTAGGTTATTACGAGGCCAAAATACGCATTTGGAATGAAGAAATGTTTAAACCTCAATTCATTAAGAAAAGTTCAAACAAAGGTTATTCTACGTTTTTTCCAGATAGTTGGAGCAAGCAACGCAAGCAACAGGAAATGGCTTTAGCGTTTAAAAACAGAAGATATATAAAACGCTTGGGTGCTTACAAAGGCAAAATGTCCGACGGCGAAGAATGTATTTTATTTATTAACAACAATGTAATAATAACGATGCATCCATCATTTAAAAAAATAAGAAAGTGA
- a CDS encoding RNA polymerase sigma factor, with amino-acid sequence MHRIASGDQKSFTVLFEHYSKMIYPFALKLTRSEELAEEILQEVFLKIWLNRQNLPEIENLGAYLNRICRNYAYNTLRRIAHENLLASELSKQMTGEVNNTEEDVIYRDMERSLNQAINGLTPQQKLIYTLCHQEGLKYSEVAGRLNISSSTVHTHMKLALKFIRTHFVRINSLILFCWLFK; translated from the coding sequence ATGCATAGGATTGCTTCCGGTGATCAGAAGTCATTTACGGTTCTTTTTGAGCATTATTCTAAAATGATTTATCCATTTGCGCTTAAGCTTACACGGTCAGAAGAGCTCGCTGAAGAAATTTTACAGGAGGTTTTCCTGAAAATTTGGCTTAACCGACAAAATCTTCCGGAGATTGAAAACCTGGGGGCTTATCTCAATCGCATATGTCGCAATTACGCATACAACACATTAAGGCGCATTGCTCATGAAAACCTGCTTGCTTCAGAACTGAGCAAACAAATGACCGGGGAAGTAAATAATACAGAAGAGGATGTTATTTATCGGGACATGGAGCGGTCACTTAACCAGGCTATAAATGGTCTTACGCCCCAGCAAAAACTTATCTATACATTATGCCATCAGGAAGGATTAAAATATAGCGAAGTGGCTGGCCGTTTAAATATCTCCTCCTCAACAGTTCACACTCATATGAAACTGGCCCTGAAATTTATCAGGACCCATTTTGTCCGTATTAATAGCCTTATCCTGTTTTGTTGGCTTTTTAAATAA